A single Rhopalosiphum padi isolate XX-2018 chromosome 4, ASM2088224v1, whole genome shotgun sequence DNA region contains:
- the LOC132930083 gene encoding leucine zipper putative tumor suppressor 2 homolog isoform X1 — protein MDSGNETLFSEDSSPDSAPPPSPSSGRGSQQPTPAPTPPHITSSLSKGNSVIRPVAFKPGSMRFTDNGERYGSTPILARSSHRHLYGSTNELHHQSKKTNMISSGTLDRKLRSASPMVMSSLPAQTSCKFRLGQQDDFKSSSSYSSYRDYRPSSKSFARLSKRCSASEGSASLLDLTPSPSESTMMTEMETVLRDRDRELRHLRQTMEHNEQVIFRVYQEKENAWDRELRRIKAMGDNRLKTAAQKSLKLEQMLMMQTYKLQDEKKKLQEENERLESETTDLKKEVDELKVRLEETEWGLCQKSGELAHVKSQLKDTQSELTTKGHEVIALKSEVRDLLQKLESKERRINELEGRRLEGRNSDNGGDGNNCNNDQLAADKLCSLVGRLNEQVENELSKSNKLLSGCYSTEDLQSLLPKKDTEADSPLEKFGELERHTAKLIRVLNEERKNWDQERLKWFQEKEKVLCYQRQLQMNYVQMFRRTQAFEAQIENLTVQMNVCSDHCTSGKSTARKTAAATVKTVNAIKL, from the exons GGAAACAGTGTTATTCGTCCAGTGGCCTTCAAACCGGGTTCAATGAGATTCACCGACAACGGCGAAAGATATGGCTCCACGCCTATCCTGGCCAGATCCTCGCACAGACATCTATATGGCA gtaccaatGAACTGCACCATCAATCTAAGAAAACAAATATGATATCTTCGGGCACGTTGGATCGAAAACTTCGTTCAGCATCTCCCATGGTGATGTCGTCGTTACCGGCTCAAACCAGCTGCAAATTTCGGCTGGGACAGCAAGACGATTTCAAATCATCCTCCTCATACAGTTCCTATAGAGATTACCGACCcag ttcgaAATCATTCGCGAGGCTCAGTAAACGATGTTCGGCATCCGAAGGGTCAGCTAGTCTGTTAGACCTGACCCCTTCGCCATCTGAATCTACAATGATGACCGAAATGGAAACAGTGTTGAGAGACAGGGACCGTGAATTGAGGCACCTACGGCAAACGATGGAGCACAACGAGCAAGTTATCTTCAGAGTTTACCAAGAGAAGGAAAACGCTTGGGACAGGGAATTGCGGAGGATCAAAGCAATGGGCGATAATCGACTCAAAACGGCCGCGCAAAAGTCACTTAAGCTAGAACAAATGCTTATGATGCAGACGTACAAG TTGcaggatgaaaaaaaaaaattacaagaagAAAATGAACGCTTGGAGTCAGAGACGACGGATTTGAAAAAAGAAGTAGACGAATTGAAGGTGAGACTTGAAGAAACTGAATGGGGATTGTGTCAGAAATCTGGAGAACTTGCTCACGTAAAATCACAACTGAAAGATACTCAA AGCGAACTTACGACAAAAGGTCATGAAGTGATCGCGTTGAAATCAGAAGTCAGAGACCTGTTACAAAAACTTGAATCAAAAGAACGTCGTATTAACGAACTCGAAGGGAGACGTCTTGAAGGACGTAACAGTGACAATGGCGGTGACGGCAATAATTGCAACAATGACCAATTGGCAGCAGACAAACTATGTTCGCTCGTCGGACGACTCAACGAACAA GTGGAGAACGAGTTGAGCAAATCGAACAAGTTATTGTCTGGATGCTATAGTACAGAAGACCTGCAGTCGTTGTTACCGAAGAAGGACACGGAGGCGGACTCGCCATTGGAGAAATTCGGAGAACTGGAACGGCATACGGCAAAATTGATCCGAGTGCTTAACGAGGAACGGAAGAACTGGGATCAAGAAAGACTCAAGTGGTTCCAAGAGAAGGAGAAAGTGTTGTGTTACCAAAGGCAGCTTCAGATGAACTACGTGCAAATGTTCAGGAGGACGCAAGCGTTTGAGGCACAGATCGAGAACCTCACTGTGCAAATGAACGTATGCTCGGACCACTGCACCAGCGGCAAGAGCACTGCCCGAAAAACGGCTGCCGCTACAGTGAAGACCGTAAACGCCATTAAATTATAG
- the LOC132930083 gene encoding leucine zipper putative tumor suppressor 2 homolog isoform X2: MDSGNETLFSEDSSPDSAPPPSPSSGRGSQQPTPAPTPPHITSSLSKGNSVIRPVAFKPGSMRFTDNGERYGSTPILARSSHRHLYGSTNELHHQSKKTNMISSGTLDRKLRSASPMVMSSLPAQTSCKFRLGQQDDFKSSSSYSSYRDYRPSSKSFARLSKRCSASEGSASLLDLTPSPSESTMMTEMETVLRDRDRELRHLRQTMEHNEQVIFRVYQEKENAWDRELRRIKAMGDNRLKTAAQKSLKLEQMLMMQTYKDEKKKLQEENERLESETTDLKKEVDELKVRLEETEWGLCQKSGELAHVKSQLKDTQSELTTKGHEVIALKSEVRDLLQKLESKERRINELEGRRLEGRNSDNGGDGNNCNNDQLAADKLCSLVGRLNEQVENELSKSNKLLSGCYSTEDLQSLLPKKDTEADSPLEKFGELERHTAKLIRVLNEERKNWDQERLKWFQEKEKVLCYQRQLQMNYVQMFRRTQAFEAQIENLTVQMNVCSDHCTSGKSTARKTAAATVKTVNAIKL; this comes from the exons GGAAACAGTGTTATTCGTCCAGTGGCCTTCAAACCGGGTTCAATGAGATTCACCGACAACGGCGAAAGATATGGCTCCACGCCTATCCTGGCCAGATCCTCGCACAGACATCTATATGGCA gtaccaatGAACTGCACCATCAATCTAAGAAAACAAATATGATATCTTCGGGCACGTTGGATCGAAAACTTCGTTCAGCATCTCCCATGGTGATGTCGTCGTTACCGGCTCAAACCAGCTGCAAATTTCGGCTGGGACAGCAAGACGATTTCAAATCATCCTCCTCATACAGTTCCTATAGAGATTACCGACCcag ttcgaAATCATTCGCGAGGCTCAGTAAACGATGTTCGGCATCCGAAGGGTCAGCTAGTCTGTTAGACCTGACCCCTTCGCCATCTGAATCTACAATGATGACCGAAATGGAAACAGTGTTGAGAGACAGGGACCGTGAATTGAGGCACCTACGGCAAACGATGGAGCACAACGAGCAAGTTATCTTCAGAGTTTACCAAGAGAAGGAAAACGCTTGGGACAGGGAATTGCGGAGGATCAAAGCAATGGGCGATAATCGACTCAAAACGGCCGCGCAAAAGTCACTTAAGCTAGAACAAATGCTTATGATGCAGACGTACAAG gatgaaaaaaaaaaattacaagaagAAAATGAACGCTTGGAGTCAGAGACGACGGATTTGAAAAAAGAAGTAGACGAATTGAAGGTGAGACTTGAAGAAACTGAATGGGGATTGTGTCAGAAATCTGGAGAACTTGCTCACGTAAAATCACAACTGAAAGATACTCAA AGCGAACTTACGACAAAAGGTCATGAAGTGATCGCGTTGAAATCAGAAGTCAGAGACCTGTTACAAAAACTTGAATCAAAAGAACGTCGTATTAACGAACTCGAAGGGAGACGTCTTGAAGGACGTAACAGTGACAATGGCGGTGACGGCAATAATTGCAACAATGACCAATTGGCAGCAGACAAACTATGTTCGCTCGTCGGACGACTCAACGAACAA GTGGAGAACGAGTTGAGCAAATCGAACAAGTTATTGTCTGGATGCTATAGTACAGAAGACCTGCAGTCGTTGTTACCGAAGAAGGACACGGAGGCGGACTCGCCATTGGAGAAATTCGGAGAACTGGAACGGCATACGGCAAAATTGATCCGAGTGCTTAACGAGGAACGGAAGAACTGGGATCAAGAAAGACTCAAGTGGTTCCAAGAGAAGGAGAAAGTGTTGTGTTACCAAAGGCAGCTTCAGATGAACTACGTGCAAATGTTCAGGAGGACGCAAGCGTTTGAGGCACAGATCGAGAACCTCACTGTGCAAATGAACGTATGCTCGGACCACTGCACCAGCGGCAAGAGCACTGCCCGAAAAACGGCTGCCGCTACAGTGAAGACCGTAAACGCCATTAAATTATAG
- the LOC132930359 gene encoding probable tyrosyl-DNA phosphodiesterase: MASGSESLKRKAPGPDSYIDEVWKNTKGAVDLKLEMSKPIRIFMSPIECDPATHDEKSTLSFAELLDFSLGTLTESLHINFMVELGWLIAQYIITNQKGKKITLLYEHCDEDLRKLDSKNKIPNIKHKKILNKNAFGHQHSKVSLFAYSDGSLRVVVMTANLCEDDWTKYTQGIWVSPAFPLKKEDNKSDGNSKTNFKTDILRYLKSYDEQLLSQWIEKVEKVDFSEANVFFIPSVPGKHKEQLWGHLYLQSILKKHAHLPIHEPSDWPIIAQCSSLGSLGTTENEWLKSEFIKSLSASTYCDTTKIDNKPIPIPFNLIYPTEKNVLNSWNGPLDGACLPYNKNVHIKQLWLKKYMCLWESCFRKRSKAMPHLKTYCRISSCCTKMSWFLLTSANLSKAAWGRKLKSKDESNYIMAQEAGVLFLPKFLTGTDTFCIDETKPNKSLEYFSLPFDLPLAQYSATDQPWTV; this comes from the exons ATGGCGTCTGGATCTGAGTCTTTGAAGCGAAAGGCTCCGGGTCCGGATTCGTATATCGATGAAGTGTGGAAAAATACGAAAGGAGCGGTTGACTTGAAATTGGAGATGTCTAAGCCTATCAGAATATTTATGTCTCCGATAGAATGCGATCCAGCAACACACGATGAAAAATCAACACTGTCGTTTGCAG aaCTTTTGGACTTTAGTCTCGGTACTTTGACTGAATCACTTCATATAAACTTCATGGTCGAGCTCGGATGGCTTATTGCTCAATACATCATAACTAATCAaaa ggGGAAAAAAATTACACTTTTATATGAGCATTGTGATGAAGATTTAAGAAAATtagattcaaaaaataaaataccaaatattaaacataaaaaaatacttaataaaaatgctTTTGGTCATCAGCATAG tAAGGTATCATTGTTTGCTTATTCTGATGGTAGTTTACGAGTTGTAGTTATGACTGCCAATTTATGTGAAGATGATTGGACCAAATACACTCAAGg GATTTGGGTTAGCCCAGCATTTCCATTAAAAAAGGAAGATAATAAGTCAGAtggtaattcaaaaactaattttaaaacagatattttacgatatttaaaatcttatgaTGAACAATTATTAAGTCAATGGATAGAAAAAGTTGAAAAAGTTGATTTCAGTGAAGCAAA TGTGTTTTTCATACCTAGTGTTCCAGGCAAGCACAAAGAACAGCTGTGGGgtcatttatatttacaaagtattttgaaaaaacatGCTCATCTACCAATTCATGAACCATCAGATTGGCCTATAATAGCTCAATGTTCCTCTTTGGGGTCTTTGGGTACCACAGAAAACGAATGGTTGAAATCAGAGTTTATTAAAAGCCTATCAGCTTCTACCTATTGTGATACcacaaaaatagataataaaccTATTCCTATTCCCTTCAACTTG ATTTACCCAACtgagaaaaatgttttgaatagtTGGAATGGACCTTTAGATGGTGCCTGTTTACCCTACAATAAGAACGTACACATCAAACAATTAtggcttaaaaaatatatgtg CTTATGGGAGTCCTGTTTTCGAAAGCGATCAAAGGCCATGCCTCATTTAAAAACCTATTGCAGAATTTCATCATGTTGTACAAAAATGTCTTGGTTTTTGTTAACTAGCGCTAATTTATCAAAAGCTGCTTGGGGCAGAAAACTTAAGTCAAAAGATGAGAGTAACTACATAATGGCACAAGAAGCTGGAGTTTTGTTCTTGCCAAAATTTTtg ACTGGAACAGATACATTTTGTATAGATGAAACCAAACCAAATAAATCACTAGAATATTTCTCTTTACCTTTCGACTTGCCATTAGCTCAATACTCAGCTACTGACCAGCCTTGGActgtataa
- the LOC132929368 gene encoding uncharacterized protein LOC132929368: protein MFVKQFSGVSAINNVKKFVNKYEAEIDSDLKFIIGWYTVNMDHNVHAFILYQTSREDSAASILLLSKCDFDPLKQQRKPHILDFVYTIRSRRKRGYAAKLIAKAQANFQFTVFCKNDETSKMFANLKCIKNDTLSDSTNLSVFRWDICENK, encoded by the coding sequence atgtttgtaaaacaattttccGGTGTCTCCGcaataaacaatgtaaaaaaatttgttaataaatatgaaGCTGAGATCGattcagatttaaaatttataatcggTTGGTATACCGTAAACATGGACCATAATGTACACGCGTTTATTTTATACCAAACATCGCGTGAGGATTCTGCTGCATCAATCCTCTTACTTTCGAAATGTGATTTCGACCCGCTAAAACAACAAAGAAAACCACACATTCTAGATTTTGTGTACACAATCCGATCTAGGCGAAAAAGAGGATATGCTGCTAAACTTATTGCAAAAGCTCAAGCCAACTTTCAATTTACGGTATTCTGCAAGAATGATGAAACATCCAAAATGTTTGCaaatttgaaatgtataaaaaatgatacttTATCTGATTCGACTAATTTAAGTGTATTCCGCTGGGACATTtgtgaaaacaaataa
- the LOC132929366 gene encoding probable methyltransferase-like protein 15 homolog encodes MKAFLKQLLTKSKTKSVRHLSSRPHKPVLLEEAIRYLSPQNGHNIIDMTFGAGGHTERILQENDTTVVYCLDRDPTACAMAKQLSERYPNRVVPLKGKFSDLPVLLKNLGCKMNSFDGILFDFGASSMQFDTASRGFSISKNGPLDMRMDPEEQTVTAADVLAKADQSDLYKIFKVYGEEKHSKKIANAVIEARYLFKPLKTTRDFCELVQNVCDNEMRSDMLHRPSHPATKVFQALRIFVNNELNEINHSIVLASHYLKMGGVMVTVAFHSLEDTIVKRHIQGNINENMANTLPLKYINPMQAYDKEFMSVVNDTCWHQIHKHVITPSVEEVESNPRSRSARLRAAVRIK; translated from the exons atgaaggcttttttaaaacaacttttaaCAAAATCAAAGACAAAATCAGTCCGTCATCTCAGCAGCAGGCCCCACAAGCCAGTACTGCTGGAAGAAGCAATTAGATATCTGTCACCACAAAACGGCCACAACATCATAGATATGACATTCGGTGCTGGGGGACATACAGAAAGGATTTTGCAAGAAAATGATACAACAGTTGTTTATTGTTTGGACAGAGACCCAACAGCATGTGCCATGGCAAAACAACTTTCTGAACGTTATCCAAACAGGGTGGTACCTTTAAAGGGAAAATTTAGTGATTTGccagttttgttaaaaaatttaggATGCAAAATGAATAGCTTTGAtggtattttatttgattttggtGCTTCCTCTATGCAATTTGACACAGCTTCTAGAGGCTTTTCAATTAGTAAGAATGGCCCTTTGGATATGCGAATGGATCCCGAAGAACAGACAGTTACAGCAGCAGACGTGTTAGCCAAAGCTGATCAATCAGATCTGTATAAGATATTTAAAGTATACGGAGAAGAAAAACActcaaaaaaaattgcaaatgcTGTGATCGAAGCAAG GTATTTATTCAAACCATTAAAAACTACGCGTGATTTTTGTGAGCTTGTTCAAAATGTTTGTGACAATGAGATGAGAAGCGATATGTTACATAGACCATCTCATCCGGCCACTAAAGTGTTCCAAGCATTACGCATATTTGTCAATAACGAATTGAACGAAATCAACCATAGCATAGTGTTGGCAAGTCATTATTTGAAAATGGGTGGAGTGATGGTGACGGTTGCTTTTCATTCCCTAGAAGATACCATAGTAAAACGACACATTCAGGGTAATATCAATGAAAACATGGCTAACACTCTACCCTTGAAGTATATTAACCCAATGCAGGCCTATGATAAGGAGTTTATGAGTGTAGTAAATGACACTTGTTGGCATCAAATCCACAAACATGTAATAACTCCAAGTGTTGAAGAGGTTGAATCAAATCCTAGAAGCAGATCAGCACGTCTCAGGGCAGCTGTTCGAATCAAATAG
- the LOC132929358 gene encoding C-1-tetrahydrofolate synthase, cytoplasmic, whose translation MSEAIVAKVLSGTELSKETKIALKKQTDALAEHFNGFKAHLVIVQVGGRDDSNVYIRQKIKSAAEVDVEASHIQYPKTITQNELLSEINKYNSDPSVHGIIVQMPLDCIENIDSHLITNAVSPEKDVDGLNIVNEGRVAIGDLTGLIPCTPNGVIQLIKRSGIEISGTRAVVLGRSKIVGAPVASLLLWHNATVTICHSKTKDIEKEVSKADILVVAIGKPEFVHGSWIKPGAVVIDCGINSLPDSSKKSGYRLVGDVHYASASQIASAITPVPGGVGPMTVAMLLSNTVQAATKVANIIYKSQWNLEILPLKLQRPVPNDIEIARSQEPKNIMVLAKEIGLKESEVFLYGNKKAKICISILDRLKNMKNGKYVVVTGITPTSLGEGKSTTTVGLVQALAAHSKKNTIACLRQPSQGPTFGIKGGAAGGGYSQVIPMEDFNLHLTGDIHAVTAANNLMAAQIDTRMFHEATQKDQALYDRLVPTVNGVRKFSTIQLNRLKRLGINNTDPSTLTAEEITSFSRLNIDPNTITWNRVMDTNDRYLRKITVGQSPTEKNLTRQTCFDISVASEIMAILALAKDVRDLKERLSNIVVAQDTNGKDVTADDLGMTGAMAVLLKDAINPTLMQTLEGTPVLVHAGPFANIAHGASSIVADLLASKLVGPDGYVVTEAGFGSDIGMEKFFNIKTRYSGLLPNTIVLVCTIRALRMHGGGAISPNISVTSEEKEEALSKGVANLQKHVSNSVKYGIPVVVAINAMKDDTENEWKIVRDASLQAGAIDAVVSTHWENGGSGAIKLAEAVITASQQSQEFKFLYDLNMPLKLKIETIAKEMYGAKSVEFNENILNKLNKYESKGYGKLPVCIAKTALSLSGDPSLKGVPTDFTLPIVDVYVSVGAGFVVTIAGEISKMPSLSTRPSIYDIDLNTETGEIIGLF comes from the exons ATGTCCGAAGCAATTGTTGCAAAAGTACTGTCTGGTACTGAATTGTCCAA GGAAACGAAAATTGCCCTAAAAAAACAAACGGATGCACTTGCTGAACATTTTAATGGGTTTAAAGCACACCTCGTTATTGTTCAAGTAGGAGGACGCGATGACTCCAATGTTTATATCAGACAGAAAATTAAGTCTGCGGCTGAAGTGGATGTGGAAGCATCACATATACAGTATCCCAAGACAATCACTCAAAATGAG TTATTGTCAGAAATCAATAAATACAACAGTGATCCATCTGTACATGGTATTATCGTTCAAATGCCATTAGACTGTATAGAAAATATCGATTCACATTTGATCACCAATGCTGTTTCCCCTGAAAAGGATGTTGAtgg TTTAAACATTGTTAATGAAGGTCGAGTAGCAATTGGTGATTTAACTGGTCTAATCCCTTGCACTCCAAATGGTGTTATTCAACTAATAAAAag AAGTGGAATTGAAATTTCTGGAACGAGAGCTGTAGTATTGGGTCGCAGTAAAATTGTTGGGGCACCCGTGGCTAGTTTACTTTTATGGCATAATGCTACTGTTACAATTTGTCATTCCAAAACTAAGGACATTGAAAAAgag gtatccAAAGCAGATATTTTAGTAGTTGCTATTGGCAAACCAGAATTTGTTCATGGGTCATGGATAAAACCAGGAGCAGTAGTTATAGACTGTGGTATCAATTCTCTTCCAG ACTCTTCAAAAAAGTCTGGTTACCGTTTGGTTGGAGATGTTCACTATGCATCAGCATCTCAGATAGCATCTGCCATAACACCAGTGCCTGGTGGTGTTGGACCTATGACTGTAGCTATGTTGCTCTCAAATACTGTACAAGCAGCTACAAAGGTTGCAAACATTATTTACAAGAGTCAATGGAATTTAGAGATACTTCCATTAAAACTTCAAAGACCAGTGCCAAA TGATATTGAAATAGCTAGAAGTCAAGAACCAAAGAATATAATGGTGTTGGCTAAAGAAATAGGTCTAAAAGAATCTGAAGTGTTTTTATATGGTAATAAAAAGGCCAAAATTTGTATATCAATTTTAGACCGCCTGAAGAATatgaaaaatggaaaatatgTTGTGGTTACTgg tatCACGCCTACATCATTAGGTGAAGGTAAGAGCACAACAACAGTAGGTCTCGTTCAAGCATTAGCAGCACACtccaaaaaaaatactattgctTGTTTGAGACAGCCTTCACAAGGGCCGACATTTGGAATTAAAG GTGGCGCAGCTGGCGGTGGTTACTCTCAAGTGATACCAATGGAAGATTTCAATCTCCATCTGACTGGCGATATACACGCAGTAACAGCTGCAAACAATTTGATGGCTGCACAAATTGATACTCGTATGTTCCACGAGGCTACTCAAAAGGACCAAGCCTTATATGATCGTCTTGTACCAACTGTGAATGGTGTACGTAAGTTTTCTACCATACAATTGAACAGGTTAAAGAGGCTTGGAATCAACAATACTGACCCGTCAACGTTGACTGCTGAAGAAATCACTTCTTTCTCTAGACTAAATATTGATCCAAATACCATAACATGGAATagag TAATGGATACAAATGACCGCTATTTACGTAAAATTACGGTTGGCCAATCACCAACTGAGAAAAACCTTACTAGGCAAACATGTTTTGACATATCTGTGGCCAGTGAAATCATGGCTATACTAGCTCTAGCCAAAGATGTCAGAGATCTAAAAGAAAGACTATCAAACATAGTGGTTGCGCAGGATACCAATGGTAAAGATGTCACTGCAGATGACTTAGGTATGACTGGTGCAATGGCTGTGCTTTTGAAAGATGCCATTAACCCAACGTTAATGCAGACTCTTGAAGGAACACCGGTACTGGTGCATGCAGGCCCATTTGCTAATATTGCTCATGGTGCGTCATCTATTGTGGCTGATCTGCTAGCTTCTAAACTAGTTGGCCCTGATGGCTATGTTGTTACTGAAGCCGGTTTTGGATCAGATATTG GAATGGAAAAATTTTTCAACATCAAAACCAGATATTCTGGTCTTTTGCCAAATACCATAGTATTAGTGTGTACTATTAGAGCCTTAAGAATGCATGGGGGTGGAGCTATCAGTCCCAATATCTCTGTTACATCAGAAGAAAAAGAA GAAGCATTAAGTAAAGGCGTAGCAAATTTGCAAAAGCACGTCAGCAATAGTGTCAAATATGGTATTCCTGTAGTCGTGGCTATAAACGCTATGAAGGACGACACCGAAAATGAATGGAAAATTGTTAGAGATGCTAGTCTACAGGCAGGTGCCATAGATGCGGTTGTTAGTACCCACTGGGAAAATGGTGGATCTGGAGCTATCAAATTAGCTGAGGCTGTCATTACAGCCAGTCAACAATCTCAGGAATTCAA atTTTTGTATGACCTGAATATGCCACTGAAACTCAAGATCGAAACTATTGCTAAAGAAATGTATGGTGCAAAATCTGTGgagtttaatgaaaatattttaaacaagttgAATAAATATGAATCTAAG GGTTATGGAAAGTTACCAGTGTGTATAGCAAAAACAGCGTTGTCATTAAGTGGAGATCCAAGTCTAAAAGGCGTACCTACAGACTTCACACTACCAATAGTGGATGTATATGTATCTGTTGGTGCCGGATTTGTTGTTACAATAGCCGGagaa atatccAAAATGCCTAGCTTGTCTACTCGTCCAAGTATCTACGATATAGACTTGAACACTGAAACAGGAGAAATTATTGGTCTGTTTTAG